In one Nicotiana tomentosiformis chromosome 6, ASM39032v3, whole genome shotgun sequence genomic region, the following are encoded:
- the LOC138894881 gene encoding uncharacterized protein, with protein MGPKRRLRIYVGYESPSIIKYLEPMTGDLFMARFSDCHFDESVYPTLGGENKQLRIEIDWNSLSLSHLDPRTTQYEQEVQKIIYLQNITNQLPNAFTDLPRVTKSHIPTLNAPTLVDIPAGQSLKVNESEPRLKRDRPIGSKNKNPRRRKGENDQSDHNTEVVAQEEHIDITNDKTSKEVHEPENNENEEISISYVSTGKR; from the coding sequence atgggtcCTAAAAGAAGGTTGAGGATATATGTTGGatatgaatctccttctattataaaatatctgGAGCCTATGACTGGAGATTTATTTATGGCAAGATTTTCTGATTGCCATTTTGATGAATCGGTATACCCaacattagggggagaaaataagcaaCTCAGAATTGAGATAGATTGGAATTCATTGtcactatctcatttagatcctcgaacaaCTCAATATGAACaagaggttcaaaagataatttatttgcaAAATATAACAAATCAACTACCAAATGCATTCACTGACCTACCACgggtgactaagtcacatattccaACTCTTAATGCTCCAACTCTAGTTGATATCCCAGCAGGACAATCGCTTAAAGTAAATGAGTCTGAGCCACGCTTGAAACGTGATAGACCAATCggttctaaaaataaaaatcctcgaagaagaaaaggagaaaatGATCAAAGCGATCATAATACGGAGGTAGTGGCACAAGAAGAGCACATagacataacaaatgataagacCTCAAAGGAGGTACATGAACCTGAAAATAATGAGaatgaagagatctcaataagttatgtctcaaCGGGAAAAAGATGA